In a genomic window of Candidatus Obscuribacterales bacterium:
- a CDS encoding ArsJ-associated glyceraldehyde-3-phosphate dehydrogenase, with product MVKVAVNGFGRIGRLVLRAAWHWPELDFVHINEVKGGTAAAAHLLKFDSVHGRWTPEVEAVGDEAIAIDGASVTFSDYSTPGEVPWDELGVDIVLECSGKFRTPEVLEPYFKRGVQKVIVAAPVKQGALNVVYGINDHLYNPDEHHLLTAASCTTNCLAPVVKVIHEGLGIKHGVITTIHDNTNTQTIVDAPHQDLRRARATSLSLIPTTTGSATAITLIYPELQGKLNGLAVRVPLLNASLTDCVFEVERPTTVEEVNQLLKTAAEGDLKGILGYEERPLVSIDYKDDPRSSIIDALSTMVVDGTQVKILAWYDNEWGYSCRMADLTRKVAIALD from the coding sequence ATGGTGAAGGTTGCCGTCAACGGGTTTGGACGTATCGGTCGTTTGGTTTTGCGGGCTGCTTGGCATTGGCCCGAACTAGACTTTGTCCATATTAACGAGGTGAAAGGCGGCACTGCTGCTGCTGCCCATTTGCTGAAGTTTGACTCGGTCCATGGTCGCTGGACGCCGGAGGTTGAGGCGGTTGGAGACGAGGCGATCGCCATTGATGGAGCATCTGTGACATTTAGTGACTACAGCACGCCGGGCGAGGTGCCTTGGGATGAACTGGGGGTTGATATTGTTTTGGAATGTTCTGGCAAGTTTCGCACGCCGGAGGTATTGGAGCCCTATTTCAAACGTGGTGTCCAGAAGGTGATCGTGGCGGCTCCTGTGAAGCAGGGTGCGTTGAATGTGGTCTATGGCATCAACGATCATCTCTATAATCCCGATGAGCATCATTTACTCACGGCGGCCTCTTGCACCACCAACTGTCTAGCGCCGGTGGTCAAGGTGATTCATGAAGGTTTGGGGATCAAGCATGGGGTCATTACCACGATCCATGACAACACCAATACCCAAACGATTGTAGATGCGCCCCATCAGGATCTACGCCGGGCCAGGGCCACTAGCCTATCCCTAATTCCCACCACAACCGGATCAGCCACCGCTATCACGCTAATTTATCCAGAACTGCAGGGTAAGCTGAATGGTTTAGCCGTTCGTGTGCCGCTGCTGAATGCTTCGTTAACTGACTGTGTGTTTGAGGTGGAGCGCCCTACCACGGTCGAGGAAGTCAATCAGCTCCTTAAAACCGCTGCTGAGGGTGATCTAAAAGGCATCTTGGGCTATGAAGAACGTCCCCTAGTGTCTATTGACTACAAAGACGATCCCCGATCGTCTATCATTGACGCCCTTTCAACCATGGTAGTGGATGGCACCCAGGTGAAGATTCTGGCTTGGTATGACAACGAATGGGGCTACTCCTGCCGCATGGCAGACCTGACTCGCAAGGTGGCGATCGCTCTCGATTAA